A region of the Deltaproteobacteria bacterium genome:
TGCTGAGCTGCAACTGAAGAACGCCAGCCTCGATGCGGTTGATGTCGAGCATCGACTGGATCAGATCGAGCAGTTGCAGCGCATGCTGGCGGACCCGCCGCAGGGCATCCTGCGATTCGGCCGGCTCAGTCAGCACGCCATCGAGGAGGAGATCGACGAAGCCGATGATCACGGTGAGCGGCGTGCGGATTTCGTGCGAGACGGTGGCGAGGAATTCCGACTTGGCGCTGTTGGCGCGTTCGGAATCGATGGCGTGACGATACGCCGCGAAGCGGTAGGTATCGATCAGATGCGCCCCGAGAGTCGTGAGCGCCGCGTTCATGGTCAGGATCGCGATGCCGTACGGCATCGGCAACATCAGTGTCGCCCCGCCGCGCAATACGAGCAAGTAGCCGAGCAGGCTGCCGACGCTGACCAACCCCTGCACGCGCCAGCCCCACGGGAACATCAGCACCAGCCCGGTGAGGAAAATCATCTGCCCCATCACGCACAACTCGCCCAGACCGTGGACGCGCACGAAGTAGAGACAGAACGCGAAGCTGAGCGCGGTGTTGGCCAGCCCGGTGATCGGGCGCGCGCGGTCGGGCATGGTGCGCACCAAGCGAATGTTCGCGCCGGCCACGAACAGCGCCGTGACGCACATCACGATGATGGCCGTCGAGCGTTCCGGAAAGTAGAGCCAACCGAGCACGCAGGCGAACCCGAGAAATCCGAGCAGCAGCGCCCACGCCAACGGCACGCGGCTGGCCACCAGCGCGCGCATCTCGTCGCGGTAGGTTTCTTCGAGTGTCCGACTCGTCTCCGTCGCGCTTCCGCCTGGTGTTGCCACCCGCATCATGCCGGAGCAACCCTAGCATTTTGATTGGAGGCGGGCGAAGAGAGCGGGGGCTCGTGACCTGCGGGGCTTTGCGCAAGAAGGCCCTCGATACGTTCGCGTCGCTCACTACTCGGGCAAACGGATTGTGGCAGAAAGTGAAGGAGAACCGCTTCCCCGAGTAGCAGGTCCGATAAGAAGCCGAAGGCTTCGTATCGAGGGCTGCGTATCGAGGGGCTCACTTCTTGCGCACTGCGACATCCGAGTGAGCTATCGAGCGCCACTCAACCGGGGCTTGCGTCGCGGCGGTCTTCGGATAGCCTCACGGAAGCGGAGGAACAGGCATGATCGATCTCTACACCTGGACGACACCGAACGGCCGCAAGGTTTCCATCATGCTCGAAGAGACCGGGCTGGCGTACAATGTGTTTCCGGTGAGCTTGCCCGAGCGGAAACAGTTCGAGCCGGCATTCACCGCGCTCAATCCGAATCAGCGCATCCCTGTGCTGGTCGACCACGATCTACCCGACGGCCCGCTCGCCATCATCGAGTCGGGGGCGATTTTGATTCATCTCGCCGAGAAGACCGGAAAATGTCTGCCGCGCGACGTACGCGGCCGCAGCGAGGTATTGCAGTGGCTGATGTTCCAGATGGGCGGCATCGGCCCGATGATGGGGCAAGCGGGTTACTTCGCCAATACCGCCGAAGAGAAGATCCCGTTCGCGATTCAACGCTACATCAATGAGTCGGTACGATTGATCGGCGTCCTCAACACCCGCCTCGCCGACCGCAACTATCTCGGCGGCGAGTACTCGATCGCCGACATGGCGACGTATCCCTGGGTCGCCGCCGGCTGGGGCATCTTCAAGACGATGATGCCGGAACAAATCGGCAAGCTCGGCCACGTGCAGCGCTGGCTCGACGCGGTCGCGGCGCGACCCGCAGTGCAACGCGGCATGGCCGTTCCGGTGGCCTAAACCGGTTTACTGCGCCAGCAAACTGCGCGCGATTTGCGAGATCTGGATCTCGTCGGTGCCGGCATAGATCTGCAGCACCTTGGCGTCGCGGCAGAGTTGCTCGACTTGAAACTCGGCCATGTAGCCGTTGCCGCCGAAGAGCTGCACGGCTTCCAGCGCCACTTCCATCGCCGCCTGCGCCGAGTACAGCTTGCACGCCGAGGCTTCGGCGAAACTCATGCCCTTGCCGTGCTCGGCCATCTCGATCTGGCGGAACACCATGTTCTGGATGTTCATGCGCGCCACTTCCATCTTGGCCAGCTTGAGCTGAATGAGTTGGAATTCGCCGATCGGACGACCAAAGGCCACGCGCGTGCGCGCGTAGTCGATGCATAGTTCGAGGCACTGCTGCACGATGCCCAGCGCCATCGCCGCGACGCCGGTGCGCTCCATCGAGAATGTATCCTTCGCACCCGAGCGCGCACGCACGTCCTCGGTCTCGCCGATCAGACGGTCTTTGCCGACCTGCACGTCTTCGAGAAACAACTCGCCGGTCGGCGACGAGTGCAGACCCATCTTGCGCATCGGCTTCGACTGCGTGAGGCCGGGCATGCCCTTGTCGAGGACGAAGTTGAGTATCTTGCGATCCTTCGCATCGTTGCCTTCGTCGAGCTTGCAGATGAACACGATCGTATCGGCATACGGACCGTTGGTGATGAACGTCTTGCTGCCATTCAGCACGTAGCCGTCGCCGTTACGCCGCGCGCTGGCCTTCATGCCACCGAAGGCGTCGGAGCCTGAGCCGGGTTCGGTGATCGCCCACGCGCCGATCTTTTCCAGCGTGAGCAGAGGCAACCCCCAGCGCTCCTTCTGCCGCAGCGAGCCCTTGGACATGATCGCCGCGGCGGTCAGACCGACGCTGACTCCCATCGCCGTCACCATCCCGGGGCAGTAGCGGCAGAGTTCGATGATCGGGATGATCGACATGCCGACGGCTTCGCCGCCGCCTTGCGAGGCTTTCGCTGCGTCGGCCACCGATTCGCCGCGCTCGCGCGCCTTGTCGCGCGCGATCTGGCGTTCGAAGCGCGCGCGCGCCACTTGGTCGAGCCCGAAGGTCGCCATCATCTTGCGCAGAATGTCATACGGCGGCAGATCGCCATGTTCGAGCGCTTCGAGGTTTGGCTTGATCTCCGCCTCGATGAAGCGACGCACGGCGTCGCGGATCATCTGGTGTTGCTCACTCCACTCAATCATTGCTGGGGACTCCTTCGATGCGAATGCTGCCCAAGGACATACGCGATGTACGCGCGACGGTAAACCAGCTTCCTGTAAATCGGGCGGTCTTGCACAAAAGCTCCCAGCAGTGGCTCCGTCATACCGGCGAAAGCCGGTATCCAGGCGGAGCGTGGAGCGCGATCCTGGATTCCGGCTTTCGCCGGAATGACGAATGGAGAGAGCGTGAAAGAGAACCGCTTCCCCGAGTGCCTCACCGAGTAGAAGCCGAAGGCTTCGTATCGAGGAGCGGCGTATCGAGGGGCGACACCTCGCACCGCCACCCTCTAGCCGCGAGCCCCCAAAGCGCGCTACAAGCGGCGCACGCGAGGAGAACCAATGAGCACACCGAGCCGAGCCGAAGTCGAAGCCGCATTCAAGCACTATCTCAAAGTCGGCGCCGAGCAACACGACTGGAACGCGTGGGCGGATCTGTTCACCGAAGACGCACTCTACGTCGAGGTGCAGTACGGCACCTTCCACGGCCGCGAAGCGATCCGCAAGTGGATCACCGAGGTCATGGCGACTGTACCCGACATGTATTTCCCGCCGCCCGATTGGTACGCCATCGATGGCGATCGGGTCATCTTCTATTTGCAAAACGTGCTGCCGAACCCCGATCCGAAGGGCCAGCCGTTCGGGTTTTCGAACGTGACCATCCTGCGCTACCGCGACGGCCTGTGGTCGTACGAGGAGGACATCTACGACGTGCGCGCCAGCATGCGCGTGAAGGAGTTGTTCAAGGCGGCGAAGAAATAGTTCGTGGTCTCTAGTTTGTGGTCTGTGGTTAGAGAACTAGGGACCAGGGACTAGGGACCAGGAACCAGTTCGACCGGAATCCGCGTGAAGCTGCGGAAGATGAAACTCGGGTGCAACGGTAGGGGCTCTTCGTCGGCGCGGTGAAAGTCTTTTGTGTGACGCACCAGCGCGCCGATCGCGACTTGCGCTTCGAGGCGCGCGAGGTTGTTGCCGAGACAGAAGTGCGGACCGAAGCCGAAGGCGAGATGGCGATTGTCGTCACGCGCGATGTCGAAGGCGTTGGGGCGATCGAATACCGACTCGTCGCGGTTCGCCGATCCGAGCCAGACCAGCGCGTTCTGCTCCGCCTCGATCGTCGTGCCCGCAACGTCCATCCGCCGGGTCGCGCGGCGCACGGTCACTTGCACCGGCGAGGAGAAGCGCAGGACTTCGTCGATCGCGCTCGCAAGCAATTCGGGCTGCGCGCGCAAGCGCGCGAGCTGATCGGGATGGCGCATCAGCTCGATCGCCGCGTTGCCGATCAGTGTCGTCGTGGTTTCATTACCGGCGACCAGCAGCAGGGTCAGCATCTGCAGCATCTCGTCGAAACTGAGCCGTGACCCTTCGATCTCGGCGGCGACCAGTCCGCTGAGCAAATCTTCGCGCGGCATCCGGCGACGCTCATCGACGAGCCGCGAGAAGTAGGCCCGCATCTCGTCGAGGATTGCCAGCTCACGAGCGATGATATCGGGCGGCTCCGGACCCATGATGCCGAGGCCGAGATTTTCCACCAAGCCGTCGGACCAGTGCTTGAATTGCTCGCGATCCTCCAACGGCACACCGATCATCTCGGCGATGACGATCACCGGCAGCGGATAGGTGAGCGCTTGCACCAGATCGACGCGCCGCTTGTCGAGCGCGTCGGCGAGCAACTCGTCGGCGATCGCTTCCATGCGCTGCTCCAAGCGCCGGATCATCCGCGGCGTAAAGGCTTGGTTGACGAGGCCACGCAGCCGCGTGTGTTCCGGCGGGTCTTGCATCAACATGCTCGGTGGTAAGTCTTTGCGCACCTCAACGCCAGGCGGCGGCGGGAAGATGCTGGACCACGCGGTCGGATCTTTGAGAATCGCTTGAATGTCGTCGTAGCGGAACACCGAGAACAGCGGCAGTCCTTCGTGCGCGAACACCGGAAACTCGCGTCGCCCGCGCGCGTACAACGGAAACGGATTCGCCCGTACGTCGGGATCGAACGGATTGAAGGAGAAGGGTTCCTGGTCCATGGTTTGTAGTCTCTGGTTTCTGGTCTCTGGTTTGCGGTTTGTGGGTGGTTACTTGAACTTCGTGCCGCGCAGGTTGGAGGTCTTCAGGTACTTCATGAATCCCGCGATCAGTCTTTTGGTCGATTGGCAGAGCTCGGACAAGCGATCGAATTGTTCCTGACTCACATAGGTCTGGTCCAGGGCCACGTAGAGTTGCGCCTCGACTTCACCGGTGGAGCCCTTCGCCACCGCTAGAAACTGTCCGAATTCCGCGGAGCCGCTGCGTTCGAATCCTTCCGCGATGTTCGACATGATGGAAATGGCGGCGCGCCGCATCTGATCCCGCAGCGCGAAGTCCTTCGCGAACCGCCCTTCGGCGGAGAGTGCGTACACCGCCCGCGTCAGCTCGCGTGCCTTCTGCCACGCTTCGATGTCCTCAAACCGCCGAATGGTGGCCATATCATCCCTCCTCTCAGAGCGCTTTGCAGCGAACCAAAACCAGAGACCAGAGACCACGAACCAGAGACCAGAGACTAAACCCGCGCGCCGACGAGCGCCTGCAACGCCTGCGTGAGGCCATCGACGCTGAGGTGGAACATCGGGAAGAGTTTGCGCACGAGTTGCACGGTCTGCACGTTCCAGTACGGCGTATCTTCGGGATTGAGCCATACGGCGCGATCGAAGTGCTGGGCGATACGGTGCAGCCAGACCACGCCCGGCGTCCGCGTCGTACGGCGCGGATCGATGTTGCCGAACGGTTCCAGCATCTCGGCGGGGTGCATCGCGGCATCGCCGACGATCACCACCTTCCAGCGCTCGTCGAGTCGCCGCAACACATCGCCGGTCGGGATGGCGTCGGCGTGCAGCATCCGCGCTTTGTTGAAGACGTGGTCGTAGACGCAGTTGTGAAAGTAGTAGGGCTGGAACTCGCGCAGGCTGTGATCCTCGTGCAATGCGGTGAGCAACTGACTGACCGGCTCGTAGTACGGCTCCATCGTGCCACCGACGTCCATCAGCAACAGCACACGCACGTCGTTGCGGCGCGGTGCGCGGAACACCAATTCGATCTCGCCGGCGTTCTTGCATGTTTCGTCGATGGTTTCGTCGAGATCCAACTCCGTCGCGACGCCGGTGCGCGTGAGCTGGCGCAGGCGACGCAGCGCGACTTTCATCGAACGCAGGTCGAGCGACGCGTCAGTGCGATAGTCTTTGAAGCGGCGCTCTTCGGCGACCTTCATCGCCGAACGGCTCTTCGCCGGTCCGCCGACGCGAATGCCGGTCGGATGTTGGCCGCCGTGGCCGTACGGTGACTTGCCACCGGTCCCCACCCACTTGTCGCCACCGTCGTGGCGGCCGTCCTGCTTCTCCAGCGTTTCGAGGAAGCGGCGCATCAACTCGTCGGCGTTGAGCTGTTCGAGCTTGGCGAGATCTTCTGGCGACAGGTTGGGAAAATTCGTCGGATCGCGTAGCCACTCCATCACTTGCTCGGCGACGTCGTCGAGCGCGCCCTCGACGCCTTTGAACACGCGGCCGAAGACGCGATCGTAAGCGTCGAAGTAGGTCTCGCTCTTGATCAGGCACGAGCGTCCGAGATGGTAGAAGCGCAGCAGACTCGATCCGTGCAGGCCTTCTTCCAGCGCGCGCAGAAACGTCTGCCACTCTTGAATCGCGACCGGCACCCCTTCGTCGCGCAATCCGTAATACAGAGGGAGAAACATTGGCTTCGCTCACGATCCCTTCACCTGGGCGGCTACCATGTTTGCCGCGCTACGGAAAGACGTGCGGAGCAAGCCAAAGTGGATGCCCGATCCCTGTAGGGGCGACGCATGCGTCGCCCGCGAACCGACGTGCCCACTGCGGAGAAGACGGAGGGCGATGCATGCATCGCCCCTACGCTTCAGAGAAGATCGCACATTTTCCCGCCGCATTACTACGGTGCAGGGCCGGCAAGCAATGCGTTCACTGTCGCTGACACCTCGGCGCTGCTCAGAATGCTGAAGTGACTTTCTTTGAAGCCATACACCTTCTTCGCGGCGTGTTGCGCGGGCTGGGCGAGTTCACTCGATAGCGCGACCGTGCCGTCGTTCGGTTCGCGCAGCAGCAACGAGTGTCCATCGTAGCTGAACAGCAGGTAGTACGGGCAGGGCAGCGGAGTGCCGAATAGCTCGCTCAGAAACGGGCTGCCGGGCGCCATATCGGTCCACATGGGCATGACGACCGGAGAATGCTCGGCACCCGCCGCCGCCGCGGCATAGCCGTTCCACGGGCTGGAGATGCTGATGAACTCGGCGACGAGGTCGCCGCTACCGTTGGCCACCAGCCCGTTGATGGTGGCGCGCGAAACCAAACCGCCCATGCTGTGCGCGACGATAGCGATGCGCTGGAACCCGTAGCGCACGGTGAGCGTGTTCAGCCAGCGGGCGGCCCCCCGCGCCGTCACGTCGAGATCAATCCCCGACGGGTAGTAGAGAACCCAAGGCTGGAACTTCGAACGATCGAGATGGGCGATGAGGTAGCGCCAATCAGTCGGAGTGCCGCCCGCGCCGTGTACGAACAAGACGGGAATCTTGTGCGGATCGAACGGTTCGAGAAAGTAGAAACCGGCGCCGACTTCGAATAGGAACTCCACGGGTTGCCACAAGCCGAGATTGCCGTTGTCGGCTGTGAAACGCGGATCATCGAGGCTGACCACCTCGCCGAGCGATACCGGTGGAAGCTGAGTCCCGCGCTTGCCGAGAGCGGGAACCGCGAGCGGAACACTCGGCCGCAAGTGCGACTCGGACCCGATCGACACGTCGAGGCCCTTGATCGTTTGGCCCGCGTCGACGCGCACATCCGTGGGCTCTCCGTAAGAGGCCGCGAGTTCCTCCGGCTCGTAGGTGAAGTTGCGGTTGCGATCGACGAACGCCACGATCTGATACGTGCCCGGCGGCACGGCAAAGAAGTAGGCGCCCGAGCGTTCGAGCACGAACGAGTCGACGACTTTGTCCGGCTGCGTGGTCGAGAGCGCCACCACAATCGGTGCGTCGTCATCGTGCGGGCGGGTCACGTGCCCGCCGATGAATCCGAATTCTTCGATGCGCTCAACGTCCTTGCGCAGCTTCCGCAGCGCGCAGCCGTCCACCAGCAGCGTGGTTGCGATCATCGCCGCGAGTAGCATTCTGCAGCATGCGTGGTTCACGGCTGACCTCACAGGGCGGGCTTCGCCCCGCAGGTCAAAGTGAAAGTCCAAAGTCGAAAGCGGCTGACAAGATTCTTCGCGTGACGCGGCGCCTTCGCAGCGGTTTGGAAACTGGCCCTCGATACGGTCGCTTCGCGATCTACTCGGGCAAACGGGTCTTGACCCTCTGCGAGCCGGAACAACCGCTTCCCCGAGTAGCGGCACTGAGTAGAAGCCGGAGGCTTCGTATCGAAGGGACGCGTATCGAGGGGCTACCTGAGCTGCAAAGCCTATCACAACAGAGGTTTCTTGATTTTGTCGGGAGATATCCAACCTTCGCGGGCGAAGAACTCCGACAAGTATTGCGCCGCTTTGTCGGCGCTGCGGCCCGCCATCGCGTCGATCGCGGTGCGATACGCCTTCACCCCACCGATGCCGGCATTGGCGACCGCCATTCCAGCGGTGACGCCGCCTTGAGCCGCGGCCCCGGCGCCCATGGTCACTGCAGCTCCCGGCATCTCGCCGCTGTCCGCGTGGGTTTTGAATTCCATCAGCGTGCGGTAGCCGTCCCCCGATGGCGAGAGGACTTGCACCTGGGTGTCGATCTTGGACTGTCCCGCGCCGAGCCCGATCACCAGCCGCCGTAACTGATTGCCTTCGTCGATATCGATGAAGTGCCCGGTGATCACCAGCGCATTCGACGGCACGGAAGTATTCTGATCCGCGCGGTGCGCCGGCAGTCCGAGCTCGGTGATCTGTTTCACCAGTTCGTCGGCCAGCCGGTCGGACACTTGCTGCGCGATCTCCTCGTTTTGCTCGGTTTTGTTCGTGCTCTCGGCGGCATCGTAGGCCTTTTGGAACAGCCCTTGGTTCGCGCTGACCTCGTTCAAATTCACGGCGAACTTGTACACCAACACGATCCCGGGCGGCGGCAGATTCGTCGCGAAGGTCTCTTGGATCGGCGTCACGTTGGTCGTGGCGCAGCCCGCCAAGGCGACCACGATTCCGATTGTTCCCAGGGCTTGTTGTCCTCGCGTCATCATTCGTCCTCCTACGCAGCGGACTCAGTTCGAGCGCACTATCCAACATCATCAGCGGGCCACGCAAGGCCTGGCGGGCGAGACGGCAGGTGCACCGCGGTCGGACTTTCGAGGGTGACGCCACGCATCCGCAGCGGGATCGCAGATCCTCCATTGGCTCGTGCGTGGAGGTGTGTTACGAATTTGTGCTTGGAGCAACGAATCGGGCAAATCGAAAAGGAGGAACTGTCGATGAAGAGACGATTTCACCTACATGCGATCGCCGGCATCTCGGCGGCGCTGGCCGCGTTCATCGGAGCCACTACTCCGGTGATGGCAGCGGACAAACCCAACATCATCGTCATCATGGGAGACGACATCGGTATGTGGAACATCGGCGCCTACCATCGTGGCATGATGGCCGGCAAGACGCCGAACCTCGACAAGATCGCCAAAGAGGGCATGTTGTTCACCGACTACTACGCCGAGGCGAGTTGTACGGCGGGTCGCGCGAACTTCATCACCGGCGAACTGCCGATCCGCACCGGCATGACCACGGTCGGCCAGGCGGGCGCGTCGGTTGGCCTGCCTGCCGAGGCGGTGACCATTGCCACGGCGCTCAAGGACATGGGGTATGCCACCGGCCAGTTCGGCAAGAATCACCTTGGCGACAAGAATGAGTTTCTGCCCTGCGTGCACGGCTTCGACGAATTCTTCGGCTACCTCTATCACCTCGATGCGATGGAAGACCCGGCGCATCCGAACTACCCACAGGATCTGTTGAACGTCGTCGGCCCACGCAACATGGTTCACTGCTGGGGCGCCGACAAGGACGACCCCACCGACATGCCGCGCTGGGGCAAAATCGGCAAACAGAAGATTGAAGACGCCGGCCCGCTCTATCCCAAACGGATGGAGACGGTCGACGACGAGATTCGTGATCTCGCGCTCAAATTTATCGATAAGGCCAAGGCGGACGGCAAACCTTTCTTCGTCTGGCTCAACCCGACGCGCATGCACATCGTTACCCATCTCTCGGAGAAGTACGAGAAGATGCGCAACTCGGAGAATGGCTGGTCGGAAGAAGAAGCCGGCATGGCCCAGCTCGATGACGACATCGGCTTGGTGATGCAGAAGCTCAAAGATCTGGGTGTGGACGACAACACCATCGTCGTCTTCACCACCGACAACGGCACCGAACTCTTCACCTGGCCCGATGGCGGCACGACGCCGTTCGCGCAGTGCAAAGGGACGGTCATGGAAGGCGGCTTCCGCGTGCCCGCGATCCTGCGCTGGCCCGGCCACGTCCCGGCGGACTCGGTGCAGAACGGCATCATGTCCGGCATGGACTGGTTCCCCACATTCGTCACCGCGGCCGGCAATCCGAACATCACCGCAGAGTTGCTGAAAGGCAAGAAGATCGGCGACCGGACGTACAAGAACCATCTCGACGGCTACGATCAGACCGCCATGATCACCGGCAAAGGTCCGTCCACCCGCCACGAGATCTTCTATCTCGGCGAAAGCACCGTCGGCGCGGTGCGCATTGATGACTACAAGTATCGTTTCATTGACCAACCCCAAGGCTGGCTAGGCGAAAAGACCCATCCAGACGTGCCCTACCTGATCAACCTGCGCCTCGATCCGTTCGAGCGTCAGGGCTGGCCCGGCAATGGGACGAAGGACGGGGCGCAGCAATACTTCGATTGGTTCAAGTTCCAATTCTGGCGCTTTGTGTTCGTCCAGCAAGTGGTGGGCAAAGAAATCCAAACCTTCCTCGACTACCCGCCGATGCAGCGGGGCGCGAGCTTCAATCTTGACGCCGTCAAAGCGGAGATGGGCAAACGGATGGCCGAAGCGGAAGCCGCGGCTAAAGGCACCGGCCAGTAACCGCAATGACCTTCACGGCGGGCGGCTCGCAAGGGTCGCCCGCTCATGCTCTCTCAACGTTTCGCGATGAGCCATTGCTCCTCCGGCCCGCTTGGCGCTAAGGGAGCGGCCAGGAGGACGTGTTATGAAGAAATTCGGGGGCGCTGTTTCGCTTCTGACGTTGGCTGCGTGCTTGGTGGCGCCGGTCGCGTACGCTGGATCAACGAAGTGTACGATGAAGTTCGATCTCAAAGAGTGGGCTGCGTTGTACGAGAGCGCGAAGGGCACTGGCAAGATCACCTGCGACAACGGGCAGTCGGCGTCGGTGACGATCCAGGGGAAGGGCGGCGGGCTGGAGGTCGGGAAATTCGAGGTCAAGGACGGCCGCGGCTCGTTCACCGACGTGTCTAGCATCGACGAGCTGTTCGGCAAGTACGTGGCTGCCGACACCAGCGCCGCGGCAAAGAAGGCGGCGGATGCTTGGGTGATGACCAAGGACAAGGTGTCGCTCGGACTTGCTGGCACCGGCAAGGGCTGGGAACTCGGTTTCTCTATCGACGAGTTCGTCATCGAGAAGGTGAAGTAGGAATTCGCACGGCGACGATTCGAGTCGCCTCGCGACGTGTTGGGGCTCAACGCGGAAAACTTTTCTCGAGGACGGCACCGGTCTCGGTCGGGATTGCCGTCTCAGATCGTCTTGGTCATGTTGGTTACATGAGAAAAACGTCGCTCCGCGGACGCGAAAGCGCAGCTCTCGACTCTGGTGAGCGAGGTGCAGCACAAGCACCGACGCGTCATCATCGTCCGCCATGGAAAACCTTGCGTTGCGATCGTACCCGTCGATGTTGCCGCGGCTGCGTCCCGCACGGCAAGCCGGCCGAAGGGACTCACACGTAACGAGGTTCGGCATCTGTTCCGCGCGCTGGGAAAGAAACCCAGTCGCCGCCCTCCTCGGTACTCGCCGATGACGATGGTCCTCGGGGCAGCGGCAGCGTAGCTGAACCAACGCGTACCGCCGCGCCCGGACGCACCGCTGATGCGCCCATCGCAAAGGTCGTCTCAAAACTACGGCAGCCAGGGACGGCTGTCGCCACCGATCTTTGGGAGATCAGGCTAACCAAGCTGGTGGTGGCAGGCCTCTGTGCCTGCCGACTTGAGTTTTGATGCGCACTCCGCCGCGACGGGCCATGGCATCAATGGCCGAGTGATGGTAACGGAGTGTGCCGTTCCGCCGCTTTGCGGCGGGCGGGGGAACGTTCGAAACCAAATGACGAGGGGGTGCATGATGATGAAGCGATCAACAGTGGTTGTCAGTCTTGTGGCTGTCCTTGGGATGTCTCTGCGTGCGAAGGCTGGAGCGGTATCCGATGGCGAATACTCGGGCGGTTTTCTCACGCGCTCGACCTTCACCGGCGACTTCAACGGTGATCGCAATTACTTGGCGGGGAAGGGCATCACCTTCGATGCGACCATGACTCAGGTGGAGCAAGGCGTCGTCTCCGGCGGTAAGAACGGCGAATGGGAGTACGGCGGGCGCGGCGATGTCATCGGCGTTCTCGATACCCAGAAGCTGGGGTTGTGGCCCGGGGGATTTCTCACCGCCGAGCTCGAAGGCAATTGGTCCGACTCGGTGAACTTCAAGACCGGAGCACTCAGCCCACCGAACGAAAATCAACTCTTTCCCTTGCCGAGCGGTGACAACATCGCCTTGCCCGCATTGAATTTCGCGCAGTTCCTCTCGCACTACGCCGGTGTCGTCGTTGGGAAGCTGGACGTCATGTCCGCCGACAACAACGAGTTCGCCCACGGGAAGTACGGGAAGGGAGATACGGAGTTCTTGAATACGTCATTCAACGTCAATCCGGTTGCCTTGATGGCGCCGTACTCAACGTTGGGCACGGGGGTGATCGTCCTGCCGACCGCGGATCCCCACCAGGCCATCGTCCAGTTCTCCGTGTTGTCGGCCACTGGCAAGCCAAGCACGACCGGTTTCGACAATTTCAAAGGGGCGATCTTTGGCAGTGAAGGTCGCGTACGCACCGATTTCTTCGGCCTCACCGGCCATCAACTCGTCGGTGGGATGTATTCAAACCGACAATACACGTCGATCGATCAGCGCCTCGGCTTTGTGATCGAGAACCAGGCCTTGGTGAAACACGACGGCACCTGGGCGGTCTACTACAACTTCGACCAGTTTTTGTATGAAACCGACAAGGCCGCGGGCAACGGTGTTGGCCTGTTCGGACGCTTCGGTGCGTCCGCAGGCAACCCGGTTCCGGCGCAGTACATGTATAGCCTCGGCGTCGGCGGCAAGGGCCTCATCCCTACT
Encoded here:
- a CDS encoding four helix bundle protein, with the protein product MATIRRFEDIEAWQKARELTRAVYALSAEGRFAKDFALRDQMRRAAISIMSNIAEGFERSGSAEFGQFLAVAKGSTGEVEAQLYVALDQTYVSQEQFDRLSELCQSTKRLIAGFMKYLKTSNLRGTKFK
- a CDS encoding acyl-CoA dehydrogenase family protein; protein product: MIEWSEQHQMIRDAVRRFIEAEIKPNLEALEHGDLPPYDILRKMMATFGLDQVARARFERQIARDKARERGESVADAAKASQGGGEAVGMSIIPIIELCRYCPGMVTAMGVSVGLTAAAIMSKGSLRQKERWGLPLLTLEKIGAWAITEPGSGSDAFGGMKASARRNGDGYVLNGSKTFITNGPYADTIVFICKLDEGNDAKDRKILNFVLDKGMPGLTQSKPMRKMGLHSSPTGELFLEDVQVGKDRLIGETEDVRARSGAKDTFSMERTGVAAMALGIVQQCLELCIDYARTRVAFGRPIGEFQLIQLKLAKMEVARMNIQNMVFRQIEMAEHGKGMSFAEASACKLYSAQAAMEVALEAVQLFGGNGYMAEFQVEQLCRDAKVLQIYAGTDEIQISQIARSLLAQ
- a CDS encoding nuclear transport factor 2 family protein, with the protein product MSTPSRAEVEAAFKHYLKVGAEQHDWNAWADLFTEDALYVEVQYGTFHGREAIRKWITEVMATVPDMYFPPPDWYAIDGDRVIFYLQNVLPNPDPKGQPFGFSNVTILRYRDGLWSYEEDIYDVRASMRVKELFKAAKK
- a CDS encoding HAMP domain-containing histidine kinase → MMRVATPGGSATETSRTLEETYRDEMRALVASRVPLAWALLLGFLGFACVLGWLYFPERSTAIIVMCVTALFVAGANIRLVRTMPDRARPITGLANTALSFAFCLYFVRVHGLGELCVMGQMIFLTGLVLMFPWGWRVQGLVSVGSLLGYLLVLRGGATLMLPMPYGIAILTMNAALTTLGAHLIDTYRFAAYRHAIDSERANSAKSEFLATVSHEIRTPLTVIIGFVDLLLDGVLTEPAESQDALRRVRQHALQLLDLIQSMLDINRIEAGVLQLQLSSFGLADIFASLEENLPADWYKPRVRLQWELNDDLQLRSDRRKLEMVLRNLIHNALKYTDEGAVTITAAREPTGNSVVFTVNDTGTGISADELSQIFEMFRQAATQAPRGGGVGLGLYIVRRLTEALGGTVAVDSQPGRGTRFTLSLPLHAPPPDPRP
- a CDS encoding cytochrome P450; its protein translation is MDQEPFSFNPFDPDVRANPFPLYARGRREFPVFAHEGLPLFSVFRYDDIQAILKDPTAWSSIFPPPPGVEVRKDLPPSMLMQDPPEHTRLRGLVNQAFTPRMIRRLEQRMEAIADELLADALDKRRVDLVQALTYPLPVIVIAEMIGVPLEDREQFKHWSDGLVENLGLGIMGPEPPDIIARELAILDEMRAYFSRLVDERRRMPREDLLSGLVAAEIEGSRLSFDEMLQMLTLLLVAGNETTTTLIGNAAIELMRHPDQLARLRAQPELLASAIDEVLRFSSPVQVTVRRATRRMDVAGTTIEAEQNALVWLGSANRDESVFDRPNAFDIARDDNRHLAFGFGPHFCLGNNLARLEAQVAIGALVRHTKDFHRADEEPLPLHPSFIFRSFTRIPVELVPGP
- a CDS encoding VWA domain-containing protein, translating into MFLPLYYGLRDEGVPVAIQEWQTFLRALEEGLHGSSLLRFYHLGRSCLIKSETYFDAYDRVFGRVFKGVEGALDDVAEQVMEWLRDPTNFPNLSPEDLAKLEQLNADELMRRFLETLEKQDGRHDGGDKWVGTGGKSPYGHGGQHPTGIRVGGPAKSRSAMKVAEERRFKDYRTDASLDLRSMKVALRRLRQLTRTGVATELDLDETIDETCKNAGEIELVFRAPRRNDVRVLLLMDVGGTMEPYYEPVSQLLTALHEDHSLREFQPYYFHNCVYDHVFNKARMLHADAIPTGDVLRRLDERWKVVIVGDAAMHPAEMLEPFGNIDPRRTTRTPGVVWLHRIAQHFDRAVWLNPEDTPYWNVQTVQLVRKLFPMFHLSVDGLTQALQALVGARV
- a CDS encoding glutathione S-transferase N-terminal domain-containing protein — encoded protein: MIDLYTWTTPNGRKVSIMLEETGLAYNVFPVSLPERKQFEPAFTALNPNQRIPVLVDHDLPDGPLAIIESGAILIHLAEKTGKCLPRDVRGRSEVLQWLMFQMGGIGPMMGQAGYFANTAEEKIPFAIQRYINESVRLIGVLNTRLADRNYLGGEYSIADMATYPWVAAGWGIFKTMMPEQIGKLGHVQRWLDAVAARPAVQRGMAVPVA